A portion of the Lolium rigidum isolate FL_2022 chromosome 1, APGP_CSIRO_Lrig_0.1, whole genome shotgun sequence genome contains these proteins:
- the LOC124683447 gene encoding lecithin-cholesterol acyltransferase-like 1 yields MAMNTAFLGLLQLLLLLLPPSLRDYLWAATSDHGVGQKLQVYHPIIMSAGISCPVLEARLTDAYTPSLPHCGELKGKGWFPLWNSKQDLVDHDYISCFEEQMSLVFDPVTNDYQNRPGVETRVPDFGSAYGFSYKDDRYVSSNCPFCCNIKLRDELETLGYRDGDTLFGAPYDIRHAPPRPGHPSKVSSDYFARLKDLVQNASAKNGNKPVIFIGHSFGGKLILDFVNSTPLPWRKQFIKHLVLLSPTPSTGFMEVVTNLASGPSCIHFDAAPHLALRTMWWSFASSLLSLPSQAVFAHEPLIVTNHRNYSAYDYPDFLAAVGFSMEGMLPSTKLALPTNLSVEAPMVPTTYLSGVGIQTIKQVVFWDGNFDIYPEDVFGDGDGVVNWNSVLVFVNELKRQHSSENILFKFIKIPNVTHSEIAIQDNSLKIIMAEILEANS; encoded by the exons ATGGCCATGAACACAGCGTTCCTTGGGCTGCtgcagctgctgctcctcctcctaccGCCTTCCCTCCGTGATTACCTGTGGGCGGCGACTAGCGACCATGGCGTGGGTCAGAAGCTCCAAGTCTACCACCCCATTATCATGAGCGCCGGCATCAGCTGCCCCGTCCTGGAGGCGCGGCTCACCGACGCCTACACTCCGTCGCTGCCTCACTGCGGCGAGCTCAAAGGGAAGGGATGGTTCCCGCTATGGAACAGCAAACAGGACCTGGTCGACCATGACTACATCTCGTGCTTCGAGGAGCAGATGAGCCTTGTTTTCGACCCCGTCACCAACGACTACCAGAACCGGCCTGGCGTCGAGACTCGCGTTCCAGACTTCGGCTCCGCTTATGGATTCTCCTACAAGGATGATAGGTATGTTTCTAGCAA CTGCCCATTTTGCTGTAACATAAAGCTCCGTGATGAACTCGAAACACTTGGATATCGAGATGGAGATACCCTTTTCGGTGCTCCTTATGACATACGCCATGCTCCACCACGCCCGGGCCATCCTTCCAAGGTGTCCTCGGACTACTTCGCTCGTCTGAAGGATCTGGTGCAGAATGCAAGTGCGAAGAATGGAAACAAGCCGGTTATCTTCATCGGGCATAGctttggcggaaagctcatccTCGACTTTGTGAATTCTACCCCCCTTCCATGGAGGAAACAATTCATCAAGCACCTGGTTCTACTCTCGCCAACACCTTCTACAGGTTTCATGGAGGTCGTCACAAACCTCGCCTCAGGACCGTCCTGCATTCATTTTGATGCCGCTCCACACCTTGCTTTGCGAACGATGTGGTGGTCATTCGCAAGTTCCCTTCTATCTCTGCCATCCCAAGCGGTATTTGCCCATGAGCCACTCATAGTCACCAACCACAGGAACTACTCGGCATATGACTATCCAGATTTTCTTGCGGCAGTCGGTTTTAGTATGGAAGGAATGTTGCCCTCTACTAAATTGGCGCTTCCTACAAATTTGAGTGTTGAGGCGCCAATGGTTCCAACGACATACCTGAGTGGTGTTGGTATTCAAACAATAAAGCAGGTGGTATTCTGGGACGGCAACTTCGATATCTACCCAGAAGATGTGTTTGGCGATGGAGATGGGGTTGTCAATTGGAATAGCGTGTTAGTATTCGTCAATGAACTCAAAAGGCAGCATTCTTCGGAGAACATACTCTTCAAATTCATCAAGATCCCTAATGTTACTCACAGTGAAATTGCTATTCAAGACAACTCTCTCAAGATAATTATGGCTGAAATTTTAGAAGCCAATTCTTGA